One window from the genome of Candidatus Eisenbacteria bacterium encodes:
- a CDS encoding sensor histidine kinase, translating into MKNEILHRLNERVKELTLLHRAARVLQDDDKPVDAVLREILRLLPPAWQYPEVTEARLRFGDREITTPGFRETPYAQTADFVVRGGGRGRVEVVYREERPPADEGPFLKEERDLIGSLAEMLRVHFQRRAADDALRAAHDDLERQVRERTAELERVVGALRAEIDGHRATREKVEAHRRQLRRLASELVLAEERERRAIAADLHDHVGQALAFIRMRVNEFQGDAVFCGFERSLAEIVTLLDQTIRYTRTLTGEISPPVLHQFGLDAALEWLAGWFREKRGLPVEVRSAGSFEGLSEEMRIMLFKSVRELLFNVRKHAAAERVEVEVRGEGERVTILVRDDGRGFDPSRSGSSDGFGLFSIRERMSQLGGRLEVNSDLGAGTVVRLEAPLRGRGGGGE; encoded by the coding sequence ATGAAGAACGAAATCCTCCATCGCCTGAACGAACGCGTCAAGGAGCTGACCCTCCTTCACCGCGCCGCGCGTGTTCTCCAGGACGACGACAAGCCGGTCGACGCGGTGTTGCGGGAGATCCTCCGCTTGCTTCCTCCGGCTTGGCAGTATCCGGAGGTGACGGAGGCGCGTCTCCGCTTCGGCGATCGGGAGATCACCACCCCCGGTTTTCGCGAAACCCCTTATGCGCAGACCGCCGATTTCGTCGTCCGCGGCGGCGGGCGGGGACGGGTGGAGGTGGTCTACCGCGAGGAGCGCCCACCGGCGGACGAGGGGCCCTTTCTGAAGGAAGAGAGGGATCTCATCGGTTCGCTGGCGGAGATGCTGCGCGTCCACTTCCAGCGGCGGGCGGCGGACGACGCGCTCCGGGCGGCCCACGACGACCTGGAACGGCAGGTGAGGGAAAGGACCGCCGAGCTGGAGAGAGTGGTCGGGGCGCTCCGCGCGGAGATCGACGGGCATCGGGCGACTCGGGAGAAGGTGGAGGCGCACCGGCGGCAGCTGCGGCGGCTCGCGTCGGAACTGGTCCTCGCCGAGGAGAGGGAGCGCCGCGCCATAGCAGCGGACCTGCACGATCATGTCGGTCAGGCGCTCGCGTTCATCCGCATGCGCGTGAACGAATTTCAGGGGGACGCGGTCTTTTGCGGGTTTGAGCGTTCCTTGGCGGAGATCGTCACTCTTCTCGACCAGACCATCCGCTACACACGCACGCTGACCGGCGAGATCAGCCCGCCGGTGCTGCATCAGTTCGGGCTCGACGCCGCGCTGGAGTGGCTCGCCGGGTGGTTCCGCGAGAAGAGGGGCCTGCCGGTGGAGGTCCGTTCCGCCGGCTCTTTCGAGGGGCTTTCGGAGGAGATGCGGATCATGCTCTTCAAGTCGGTCCGTGAGCTGCTCTTCAACGTGCGGAAGCACGCGGCCGCCGAACGTGTGGAGGTGGAAGTGCGCGGCGAGGGGGAGCGCGTGACGATCCTCGTCCGTGACGACGGCCGCGGCTTCGATCCTTCGCGCTCCGGCTCGAGCGACGGCTTCGGTCTCTTCAGCATTCGCGAAAGGATGAGCCAACTCGGCGGCCGCCTGGAGGTGAACTCCGACCTGGGCGCCGGAACCGTCGTGCGTCTCGAAGCGCCGCTTCGCGGCCGGGGAGGGGGCGGCGAATGA
- a CDS encoding sulfite exporter TauE/SafE family protein gives MEWWHIPALLAGGFLCGIINAAAGGGSFITLPILLLYGLPPQIANATNRVAITVQTFAGVATYHVHGVRPWRALPPIALVTALGAFGGAWLAATVDETLFRRAAAILFAVMLTTVFINPRKWAGTGANARIRPALYPIFFLMGIYGGFLQAGVGVLLISTFVLLGGYDVVRGNALKFSLAFVFTGVSLVAFAGFGQVRWGVGLILAIGTALGGIIGARLVMLKGATWVRALVVVAAVAAIVKLLTG, from the coding sequence GTGGAATGGTGGCACATCCCCGCGTTGCTGGCGGGCGGTTTCCTCTGCGGGATCATCAACGCCGCCGCCGGCGGCGGCAGCTTCATCACGCTCCCGATCCTCCTTCTCTACGGCCTGCCGCCCCAGATCGCGAACGCCACCAACCGGGTGGCGATCACCGTGCAGACCTTCGCCGGCGTCGCCACCTACCACGTCCACGGGGTTCGCCCCTGGCGCGCCCTTCCGCCGATCGCCCTCGTCACCGCCCTCGGCGCCTTCGGCGGCGCCTGGCTCGCCGCGACCGTGGACGAGACGCTCTTCCGCCGCGCCGCGGCGATCCTCTTCGCCGTCATGCTCACCACGGTCTTCATCAACCCGAGGAAGTGGGCGGGGACCGGCGCGAACGCCCGCATTCGCCCGGCGCTCTATCCGATCTTCTTCCTGATGGGGATCTACGGCGGCTTTCTACAGGCGGGGGTGGGCGTACTCCTGATCAGCACTTTCGTGCTCCTCGGCGGTTACGACGTGGTGCGCGGAAACGCCCTTAAATTTTCCCTCGCCTTCGTCTTTACCGGTGTCTCCCTGGTCGCCTTCGCCGGTTTCGGGCAGGTGCGATGGGGGGTGGGACTGATTCTCGCCATCGGCACCGCCCTGGGCGGGATCATCGGCGCCCGCCTGGTGATGCTGAAAGGGGCGACCTGGGTGCGGGCGTTGGTGGTGGTGGCGGCCGTGGCGGCGATCGTGAAGCTCCTCACCGGATAG
- a CDS encoding ammonium transporter, protein MFNTGNTGFMLVATSLVMLMTPGLAFFYGGLVGRRNVLSIMIQSFVSLGVTTILWYAVGFSLCFSGGEGGIIGNLDMAFLRGIDPTTPFGAGQIPMFVFIAYQMMFAIITPALITGAFSNRVRFSAYLIFLVLWLLCVYFPFVHMVWGGGLLAKIGVLDFAGGIVVHNIAGMAALASILYVGRRRIKDSVPHSIPLVALGTGLLWFGWYGFNAGSELQVDAITCLAFLNTDIAASFAAISWLVIAWSLEKKPKFVGLLTGAVAGLATITPAAGFISPGYAAVIGVIAGLVCYGAVGLKNRLGWDDALDVWGVHGVGGALGIILLGLFGSTAVNAAGADGLIYGGAAFFGKQVGAVVGSSVYAFAFTYVMLWLINKVTRVRTSEIEEGTLDESLHGEKAYYEEL, encoded by the coding sequence ATGTTCAACACCGGAAACACAGGATTCATGCTCGTGGCGACCAGCTTGGTCATGCTCATGACGCCTGGCCTGGCGTTCTTCTACGGCGGGCTGGTCGGCCGCCGCAACGTTCTCTCCATCATGATCCAGAGCTTCGTTTCACTTGGCGTCACGACGATTCTCTGGTACGCCGTCGGTTTCTCGCTCTGCTTCAGCGGCGGCGAAGGGGGGATCATCGGCAACCTGGACATGGCCTTTCTCCGCGGTATCGATCCGACCACTCCCTTCGGCGCCGGCCAGATTCCGATGTTCGTCTTCATCGCCTACCAAATGATGTTCGCCATCATCACGCCGGCACTCATCACCGGCGCCTTTTCCAACCGCGTCCGCTTCTCCGCCTATCTGATCTTCCTCGTGCTCTGGCTGCTCTGCGTCTACTTCCCCTTCGTGCACATGGTTTGGGGGGGCGGCCTGCTCGCGAAAATCGGCGTGCTCGATTTCGCCGGCGGAATCGTGGTCCACAACATCGCGGGGATGGCGGCACTCGCATCGATCCTCTACGTCGGGCGGCGCCGGATCAAGGACAGCGTCCCCCACAGCATTCCTCTGGTGGCGCTCGGCACCGGTCTTCTCTGGTTTGGTTGGTACGGGTTCAACGCCGGAAGCGAGCTTCAGGTGGACGCGATCACCTGCCTCGCCTTTCTGAACACCGACATCGCCGCCTCCTTCGCGGCGATCTCCTGGCTCGTCATCGCCTGGTCCCTCGAGAAGAAGCCGAAGTTCGTCGGCCTCTTGACCGGCGCCGTCGCCGGTCTCGCCACGATCACTCCCGCCGCGGGTTTCATTTCCCCGGGTTATGCCGCGGTTATCGGCGTGATCGCCGGTTTGGTCTGTTACGGCGCCGTCGGTTTAAAGAACCGTCTCGGTTGGGACGACGCGCTGGACGTCTGGGGAGTTCACGGAGTGGGCGGCGCCCTGGGTATCATCTTGCTCGGCCTATTCGGTTCCACCGCGGTGAACGCCGCCGGCGCCGATGGGCTCATCTACGGCGGCGCCGCCTTCTTCGGGAAACAGGTCGGCGCGGTGGTGGGATCCTCGGTGTATGCCTTCGCCTTTACCTATGTGATGCTCTGGTTGATCAACAAGGTCACGCGGGTCAGGACGAGCGAAATCGAGGAGGGGACTCTGGACGAGTCGCTGCACGGTGAGAAAGCCTACTACGAGGAGCTCTAG
- a CDS encoding outer membrane beta-barrel protein, which yields MIRRSLGAAGSVVFVVAVLAGSVRAGEETTISGFVDASYFGNVDTKEETFGLDQVEVDVERVFGENGTLHADLEWVKNGDDWTLAAEQGYLTYRPDGAERLAFTLGKFNAPIGFELLDAPDIYQYSHALVFIYALPTNLTGAMVNADLAEGFDLAAYLVNGWDNNQESNGVKTFGGRLGYMPGEVVAAGLSAIRGSEGADQQDMRTVVDLDLTVKPRKDLFFGGEFNYGKVEAGGNEATWTGCLAMAHYDITGRIGLTGRFDYLDDPDTYVFGGAAGETRTAFTIAPTFTLGDGMGALIEVRVDQSSEDVFIDGDGETDGSETTVAFEMTYTF from the coding sequence ATGATTCGACGATCGCTCGGAGCGGCGGGATCCGTTGTTTTCGTCGTCGCGGTTCTCGCGGGATCGGTTCGGGCCGGGGAGGAAACGACGATCAGCGGTTTCGTCGACGCCAGCTACTTCGGCAACGTGGACACCAAGGAGGAGACCTTCGGTCTCGACCAGGTCGAGGTGGACGTGGAGAGGGTCTTCGGGGAGAACGGAACGCTCCATGCGGACCTGGAATGGGTGAAGAACGGAGACGATTGGACGCTCGCCGCGGAACAGGGCTATCTCACCTACCGGCCGGATGGTGCGGAGCGCCTCGCCTTTACTCTCGGTAAGTTTAACGCGCCCATCGGTTTCGAGCTTCTCGACGCGCCGGATATTTACCAGTATTCCCACGCCCTCGTTTTCATTTATGCGCTGCCGACCAATCTGACGGGCGCCATGGTGAACGCCGATCTGGCCGAGGGTTTCGATCTCGCCGCCTATCTGGTCAATGGGTGGGACAACAACCAGGAGTCCAACGGGGTGAAAACCTTTGGCGGGCGTCTCGGCTACATGCCCGGCGAAGTCGTCGCCGCGGGGCTCTCGGCGATCCGCGGATCGGAAGGGGCGGACCAGCAGGACATGCGCACCGTCGTCGATCTCGACCTGACCGTGAAGCCGCGGAAAGACTTGTTTTTCGGCGGCGAGTTCAATTACGGAAAGGTCGAGGCGGGCGGCAATGAGGCGACCTGGACCGGATGCCTCGCCATGGCCCACTACGACATCACCGGCCGGATCGGACTGACCGGGCGTTTCGATTATTTGGACGACCCCGACACCTACGTCTTCGGGGGCGCCGCGGGGGAGACCCGCACCGCCTTCACCATCGCCCCCACTTTTACCCTCGGCGACGGCATGGGCGCGCTCATCGAGGTTCGCGTCGATCAGTCGAGCGAGGACGTTTTCATCGACGGGGACGGCGAGACGGACGGATCGGAGACGACCGTCGCCTTCGAGATGACCTACACCTTCTGA
- a CDS encoding prepilin-type N-terminal cleavage/methylation domain-containing protein, which produces MVRKRMRGFTLVELLIVVMILGIIAGIAIPQFTNSSDQAKDAATESDLTALQNAVEMYYHQHGGRYPGAFKASDGTEVDNKAQAEEAFEKQLTLYTDSQGRASNSKDATYRYGPYIKKSLPVNPFNGASGVTCDISEADITVAEGNAGDGTGWKFYIKTGRVIANHTGHFMPKEMIPAEL; this is translated from the coding sequence ATGGTACGGAAGAGGATGCGTGGATTCACGCTCGTCGAGTTGCTGATCGTCGTGATGATTCTGGGCATCATCGCCGGCATCGCCATCCCGCAGTTCACCAACTCGTCGGATCAGGCGAAGGACGCGGCTACGGAGAGCGACCTGACGGCGCTCCAGAACGCGGTGGAGATGTACTATCACCAGCATGGCGGCCGCTACCCGGGCGCCTTCAAGGCGAGCGACGGCACGGAGGTAGATAACAAAGCGCAAGCGGAGGAGGCCTTCGAGAAGCAGCTCACCCTCTACACCGACTCCCAAGGCCGGGCGAGCAACTCCAAGGACGCGACCTACCGCTACGGGCCCTACATTAAAAAGAGCCTTCCGGTGAATCCCTTCAACGGCGCTTCCGGCGTGACCTGCGACATCAGCGAGGCGGACATCACCGTCGCCGAGGGGAACGCCGGCGACGGAACGGGCTGGAAGTTCTACATCAAGACCGGCCGGGTCATCGCCAACCACACCGGCCACTTCATGCCAAAAGAGATGATACCCGCCGAACTGTAG
- a CDS encoding T9SS type A sorting domain-containing protein produces the protein MRERTHPIISRTALAICFAIPILFGAAGTAGAAVYFQVSPDTLVLGNDGWYEIGFRADDGGIAYLRDKTTGEDVSPGNAYGDLWRIQYAASGLVQSSSFSGGSSVLAFSYDWNPADTVLTFVYEKDLSGDRLEVTVTIRASEENRSDWDIHVENHTDDEVLKVYFPGQISFRQDDVERFYFPYYEGVAFNRSFFQEYRSTYQTYQHVFMDFGALQSVNGNWALYTLPDDDFRPANLGLSFSGWNGGVSVYHHMFYAYLQENGEWKGPTLRLRIGEGIEEVLEDVRTDRGWDATPDLETRAGDLYNGIRQGVLVKFDCQHVNDWGWAQPGETFAWVDSVAGRLSSNAIVHLVSFWPEGFDNNYPDYVPPNEDYGTEAEFLAIFDNSHNRKQLVMPYTNPTWWDDESPTFDSLGMEVTVRDLSGNPVYECYGANCGYIVSPAHQAVKDRVYMTAEEFTDVFPADLLFEDQVADRPWLYDTNPSETDYLSYTDHLIDNARRSARDIGLATEGMLDALMGSELLFFDSVLLDKKAGWVSAWGNDNWSVYPLTMRLAHDKMGFYQHNLAVEVMTHDKEKLTYNLAYGFGLNFDMTGQPGMIDNEWLEIDEVFQRTVAARCTGKRMTEFEYLDPGETVSRSVFEDVTVIGNHGTSSYDWGEHQIAPQGFYAFSDAGDLEAGVFTRWKGADLSGEHFLAVERFKANRVRMEHPSGGDGVFKEDRPANWVVSSQIHVIAVTEDGGWVDLSNDPSTVVRPSFIKFPFRSEEEGEPVREILLSYGGLPEHDPQTGVADSAPPKRLSLAAAPNPFNPETRVAYELPRRTTVRLTVHDVTGRSVRVLVAGRVEEAGRRIAVWDGRDNAGRPAASGAYFLRLRAGEETLTRKVVLVR, from the coding sequence GTGAGAGAACGGACGCATCCGATCATCTCGAGGACCGCGCTCGCCATCTGTTTCGCCATTCCGATCCTGTTCGGCGCGGCCGGAACCGCCGGGGCGGCGGTTTACTTCCAGGTCTCGCCGGACACCCTTGTTCTGGGGAACGACGGTTGGTATGAGATCGGCTTTCGCGCGGACGACGGAGGAATCGCGTACCTCCGGGACAAGACCACCGGGGAGGACGTATCGCCGGGGAACGCCTACGGCGACCTCTGGAGGATCCAGTACGCCGCCTCGGGCCTCGTGCAGAGTTCCTCCTTCAGTGGCGGCTCATCGGTGCTCGCCTTCTCCTATGATTGGAATCCCGCGGACACCGTTCTCACCTTCGTTTACGAGAAGGATCTCTCCGGCGACCGGCTGGAGGTGACCGTCACGATCCGCGCCTCCGAGGAGAACCGTTCGGATTGGGACATCCACGTCGAAAACCACACAGACGACGAAGTACTGAAGGTCTACTTCCCCGGTCAGATCTCCTTCCGCCAGGACGACGTGGAGCGGTTCTACTTCCCCTATTACGAGGGGGTCGCCTTCAATCGCTCCTTTTTCCAGGAGTACCGGAGCACCTACCAAACCTACCAACACGTCTTCATGGATTTCGGCGCGCTCCAGTCCGTGAACGGGAATTGGGCGCTTTACACGCTTCCGGACGACGACTTCCGGCCGGCCAATCTGGGGCTCAGTTTCAGCGGCTGGAACGGCGGCGTGAGCGTGTACCACCACATGTTCTATGCCTACCTCCAGGAGAACGGCGAGTGGAAGGGGCCGACGCTCCGCCTGCGGATCGGCGAGGGGATCGAGGAAGTCCTCGAGGACGTGCGCACCGACAGGGGCTGGGACGCGACGCCGGATCTCGAGACGAGGGCGGGCGATCTCTACAACGGGATCCGGCAGGGGGTGCTCGTCAAGTTCGACTGCCAACACGTGAACGACTGGGGCTGGGCGCAGCCGGGCGAGACCTTCGCCTGGGTGGACAGCGTCGCGGGCCGGCTCTCCTCGAACGCGATCGTCCATCTCGTCTCCTTCTGGCCGGAGGGGTTCGACAACAACTACCCCGACTACGTCCCGCCCAACGAGGATTACGGCACGGAGGCGGAGTTCCTGGCGATCTTCGACAATTCCCACAACCGCAAGCAGCTCGTCATGCCCTATACCAATCCGACCTGGTGGGACGACGAGTCGCCCACTTTCGATTCTCTCGGCATGGAGGTGACCGTCCGGGATCTCTCGGGCAATCCGGTCTATGAATGCTACGGCGCGAACTGCGGCTACATCGTCTCGCCGGCGCACCAGGCGGTGAAGGACCGTGTCTACATGACCGCGGAGGAGTTCACCGACGTCTTCCCCGCCGACCTTCTCTTCGAGGACCAGGTGGCGGACCGCCCCTGGCTTTACGACACCAATCCCTCCGAGACGGACTACCTCTCCTACACGGACCATCTGATCGACAACGCGCGCCGGAGCGCCCGGGACATCGGGCTCGCGACGGAGGGGATGCTGGACGCCCTGATGGGATCGGAGCTCCTCTTTTTCGATTCCGTTCTGCTCGACAAGAAGGCGGGATGGGTTTCCGCCTGGGGCAACGACAACTGGTCCGTCTATCCGCTCACCATGCGGCTGGCGCACGATAAAATGGGCTTCTACCAACACAACCTCGCCGTGGAGGTGATGACCCACGACAAGGAGAAGCTCACCTACAATCTCGCCTACGGGTTCGGACTCAACTTCGATATGACCGGCCAGCCGGGAATGATCGACAACGAGTGGCTGGAGATCGACGAAGTGTTCCAGAGAACCGTCGCGGCGCGTTGCACCGGAAAGCGGATGACCGAGTTCGAATACCTCGATCCGGGGGAGACCGTTAGCCGGAGCGTTTTCGAGGACGTGACGGTGATCGGCAATCACGGGACCTCGTCCTACGATTGGGGGGAGCACCAGATCGCTCCGCAAGGTTTCTACGCCTTCAGCGACGCCGGCGATCTCGAGGCGGGCGTTTTCACCCGGTGGAAAGGGGCCGATCTGAGCGGCGAACATTTCCTCGCGGTGGAACGGTTCAAGGCGAACCGTGTCCGTATGGAGCATCCCTCCGGCGGAGACGGCGTGTTCAAGGAGGATCGTCCGGCGAACTGGGTCGTCTCGAGCCAGATCCATGTGATCGCCGTCACCGAGGACGGGGGGTGGGTCGATCTCAGCAACGATCCGAGCACGGTCGTGCGCCCCTCCTTCATCAAGTTCCCCTTCCGGAGCGAGGAGGAGGGCGAACCGGTGCGGGAGATCCTGCTGTCCTACGGAGGACTTCCGGAACATGATCCGCAGACCGGAGTGGCGGATTCCGCCCCGCCGAAACGGCTCTCCCTGGCCGCGGCGCCGAACCCGTTCAATCCGGAGACGCGCGTCGCCTATGAGTTGCCGCGGCGAACGACGGTCCGCCTGACGGTGCACGACGTGACGGGGCGGAGCGTCCGCGTCCTCGTCGCCGGCCGCGTCGAGGAGGCGGGCCGGCGGATCGCGGTCTGGGACGGGCGGGACAACGCCGGCCGGCCGGCCGCTTCGGGCGCCTACTTCCTGCGGCTTCGCGCCGGAGAGGAGACGCTCACCCGCAAGGTCGTTCTGGTTCGCTGA
- a CDS encoding response regulator transcription factor, which yields MRILIADDHKIFRDGLRHLLDGCPGFRVVAEAEDGAAAVRLAREHAPDLVVMDISMPCMNGIDATARIVEEIPSVRVIVLSMHDDRRFVVEALKAGALGYLLKESAFEDLLLAIEAARESRVFLSPRLAESALRDYIRIAGSGEESAFAVLSGREREVLQLIAEGSATKEIAARLHVSVKTIETHRGRIMEKLHLRSVAELTKYAIREGLTTLE from the coding sequence ATGAGAATTCTCATCGCCGACGACCACAAGATTTTTCGCGACGGGCTCCGCCACCTGTTGGACGGGTGCCCCGGATTCCGCGTGGTCGCCGAGGCGGAGGACGGGGCAGCCGCGGTCCGTCTCGCCCGGGAACATGCCCCGGATTTGGTGGTGATGGACATCTCCATGCCGTGCATGAACGGCATCGACGCCACGGCGCGGATCGTGGAGGAGATCCCATCGGTTCGGGTGATCGTCCTTTCCATGCACGACGACAGGCGCTTCGTGGTCGAGGCGCTGAAGGCGGGCGCACTCGGTTACCTTCTCAAGGAATCCGCCTTCGAGGATCTGCTCCTCGCCATCGAAGCGGCGCGCGAGAGCCGGGTCTTCCTCAGCCCGCGGCTCGCGGAGTCCGCGCTTCGCGACTACATCCGCATCGCAGGTTCGGGGGAGGAATCCGCCTTCGCCGTGCTGAGCGGTCGGGAAAGGGAGGTCCTGCAATTGATCGCCGAGGGATCGGCGACCAAGGAGATCGCCGCGCGCCTGCACGTGAGCGTCAAGACGATAGAAACCCACCGCGGCCGGATCATGGAGAAGCTCCACCTCCGAAGCGTGGCCGAGCTAACGAAGTACGCCATCCGCGAGGGACTCACAACGCTGGAGTGA
- a CDS encoding glycosyl hydrolase 53 family protein has translation MPARSIPRILLFALLIAANAAAAAESEPATGADLSYLARMLSLGAEYREDGAPVDPHALFRARGYDIVRLRLWHTPPEPWHALDSTLAAAHRFEGAGFDLLLDFHYSDGWADPGQQTKPAAWAALDSAALVDSIRAYTAAVVARFRDEGILPRYLQIGNEIGGGFLWDDGRVGWPGSVWDTPERWSAFTALLGAAIDGARAGAAPDDPPEILIHIAEGGDVERCRWFFDNLIAAGTDFDGIAFSFYPWWHGTLADAGAALHDAAARYGKPVWIIETSYPWTLEDFDGDGNFVSSSDQLHPGDDATPEGQLAFLRRLRAVVRGVPGGLGAGVLVWEPAFLAVVGGPSNPNDNLTLFDSDGDALPGLDFAAPWDSSPHDRVQVIGDWNGWDPDAPDMSQTEPGLWFDTLLVEAGCHLLKFRTDGAWDDPLDYGSCDGEHPGCVVPPAGSLCPAAHAGTALGRIEFPSTGSYVFRLDERECSYRIAPIEETAAPDGEGARRTGWLRVEPNPASDRATIRFFLNRRETVRLAVYDAAGRRVALLAEGSLDAGVHDRVWDGRNGAGRDAAAGVYFVRLIHGSGERLGRLVFRRG, from the coding sequence ATGCCCGCCCGATCGATTCCGCGGATCCTGCTTTTTGCACTCCTGATCGCGGCGAACGCCGCGGCGGCCGCGGAGAGCGAACCGGCGACCGGCGCGGATCTCTCCTACCTGGCGAGAATGCTCTCCCTCGGCGCGGAATATCGAGAGGACGGCGCGCCGGTCGATCCTCACGCTCTCTTCCGCGCGCGCGGATACGACATCGTTCGCCTCCGTCTCTGGCACACGCCTCCGGAACCGTGGCACGCCCTCGACTCGACCCTCGCCGCGGCGCATCGTTTCGAGGGCGCCGGATTCGATCTGCTTCTCGATTTCCACTACTCCGACGGATGGGCCGATCCGGGACAACAAACGAAGCCGGCCGCCTGGGCGGCGCTCGACTCCGCGGCGCTGGTCGATTCGATTCGCGCGTACACCGCGGCCGTGGTCGCCCGCTTCCGTGACGAAGGGATCCTTCCCCGCTACCTGCAGATCGGCAACGAGATCGGCGGCGGTTTTCTCTGGGACGACGGCCGCGTCGGTTGGCCGGGAAGCGTCTGGGACACGCCGGAGCGGTGGTCCGCCTTTACGGCCCTCCTCGGCGCGGCGATCGACGGGGCGCGCGCGGGGGCGGCGCCGGACGATCCGCCGGAGATCCTCATCCATATCGCCGAGGGCGGGGATGTCGAGCGGTGCCGCTGGTTCTTCGACAATCTGATCGCCGCCGGAACCGACTTCGACGGAATCGCCTTCTCTTTTTATCCCTGGTGGCACGGCACGCTGGCCGACGCGGGCGCCGCACTGCACGACGCGGCCGCGCGATACGGCAAGCCGGTCTGGATCATCGAGACTTCCTATCCGTGGACGCTCGAGGACTTCGACGGCGACGGAAACTTCGTCTCTTCGTCGGATCAGCTCCACCCGGGAGATGACGCGACGCCGGAGGGGCAGCTCGCCTTTCTTCGCCGGCTGCGCGCGGTGGTGCGCGGCGTCCCCGGAGGGCTCGGCGCGGGTGTGCTCGTCTGGGAGCCCGCGTTCCTCGCCGTGGTGGGCGGCCCATCCAACCCGAACGACAACCTCACCCTCTTCGACTCGGACGGCGACGCGCTTCCCGGACTCGACTTCGCCGCACCCTGGGACTCTTCCCCCCACGACCGCGTCCAGGTGATCGGCGACTGGAACGGCTGGGACCCGGACGCGCCGGACATGAGCCAAACCGAGCCGGGGCTCTGGTTCGACACGCTCCTGGTCGAAGCGGGGTGCCACCTCCTCAAGTTCCGCACCGACGGCGCCTGGGACGACCCTCTCGACTACGGCTCCTGCGACGGCGAGCATCCCGGCTGCGTCGTCCCGCCCGCCGGATCCCTCTGTCCGGCCGCCCATGCCGGAACGGCGCTCGGCCGGATCGAGTTTCCCTCCACTGGCTCCTACGTCTTTCGCCTGGACGAGAGGGAGTGCTCCTACCGGATCGCTCCGATCGAGGAGACGGCGGCCCCGGACGGGGAAGGGGCGCGGCGAACGGGATGGCTTCGGGTGGAGCCGAACCCGGCGTCGGACCGGGCGACGATCCGCTTCTTTCTGAATCGCCGCGAGACGGTGCGGCTCGCCGTATACGACGCGGCGGGGCGCCGGGTGGCGCTCCTCGCCGAAGGGAGCCTGGACGCGGGGGTCCACGACCGGGTCTGGGACGGACGGAACGGCGCGGGGCGGGACGCCGCGGCGGGGGTCTACTTCGTCCGCCTGATCCACGGGTCGGGCGAGAGACTCGGCCGCCTCGTTTTCCGGCGCGGTTGA
- a CDS encoding YitT family protein: MRWSHLTRGGGAGARIGRFRLPALTPDEFEARRSAFLEKSRSAFPRILRAYTVMAFGCLVMAAGYAFFMVPQRIAPGGVYGIATVIHYASTGIIGRPLPVGAVALVLNIPLFLWGLHSLGGRFISRTVFGMVLASIFIDLLGWLIPRLGWGEAVFRLDPMLASLFGGLAIGVGLGLIFRHMGSTGGTDVVGQILGRKTNVSVGAWMMITDASVVALAAWFFHDLNLSLYAVVTIFVTGKVIDQILAGRSYSRAVTIITEKGEEIREAILFGLDKTGTYLEGQGLYRGRRKAVILCVVNRKHLIHLERLVAAADPEAFLVVSEAHEVLGEGFKPLRERLQTI, translated from the coding sequence ATGCGATGGAGCCACCTAACCCGAGGCGGCGGAGCGGGCGCGCGGATCGGTCGTTTCCGCCTGCCGGCGCTCACGCCCGACGAATTCGAAGCGCGGCGAAGCGCCTTTCTCGAAAAGAGCCGTTCCGCCTTCCCCCGGATCCTCCGGGCCTACACCGTCATGGCATTCGGCTGCCTGGTGATGGCGGCCGGCTACGCCTTTTTCATGGTTCCCCAAAGGATCGCCCCCGGCGGCGTCTACGGCATCGCCACCGTGATCCACTACGCCTCGACGGGGATCATCGGCCGGCCCCTGCCGGTCGGCGCCGTCGCGCTCGTGCTCAACATCCCCCTCTTCCTCTGGGGGCTTCACTCGCTCGGCGGACGATTCATCTCCCGCACCGTCTTCGGGATGGTGCTCGCGTCGATTTTCATCGACCTCCTCGGATGGCTCATCCCGCGCCTCGGGTGGGGGGAGGCGGTCTTCCGGCTCGACCCGATGCTCGCCAGCCTTTTCGGCGGCCTCGCCATCGGCGTCGGTCTCGGCCTGATCTTCCGGCACATGGGATCCACCGGCGGCACCGACGTGGTCGGCCAGATCCTCGGCCGGAAGACCAACGTCAGCGTCGGCGCATGGATGATGATCACGGACGCGTCGGTGGTCGCCCTCGCCGCCTGGTTCTTCCACGACCTGAATCTCTCCCTCTACGCGGTGGTCACCATCTTCGTGACCGGCAAGGTGATCGACCAGATACTCGCGGGCCGCAGTTATTCCCGGGCGGTCACGATCATCACCGAAAAGGGGGAAGAGATTCGCGAGGCGATCCTCTTCGGGCTCGACAAAACCGGCACCTACCTGGAGGGGCAGGGACTCTACCGCGGCCGGCGAAAGGCGGTGATTCTCTGCGTGGTGAACCGAAAGCACCTGATCCACCTGGAGCGGCTCGTCGCCGCGGCGGATCCGGAAGCGTTCCTGGTGGTGAGTGAAGCGCATGAGGTTTTAGGCGAGGGATTCAAGCCCCTCCGGGAGCGCCTGCAGACCATCTAG